The following coding sequences lie in one Methylotuvimicrobium alcaliphilum 20Z genomic window:
- a CDS encoding terpene cyclase/mutase family protein, with protein MLTVKPAWKKWRLLNDHGRHIWAFKPVSDQIDQHLHNAETVSDEEIVQFAEDFRFDSSINPNSADQVYRHCAINNQFQPFDGLLPQAKSAEDQAVIDSLVKGINYFSYLQCEDGHWPGDYGGPLFLLPGLLIASYISGTPFPKAHREMMKLYIFNHQNPDAGWGMHIEGESTMFGTVMQYVSLRILGVDKEHPTIVKARNWIKNNGGAAGVPSWGKFYLAVMNLYDWRGFNSLFPEMWLLPKWLPMHPSRYWCHCRMVYLPMAYCQAHRIQAPEDELVLSLREELYENFDSIDWPKQRDAVCDKDRYYKPSGVLKWMNLFTNTYEKFASSRLRKKTTNYILKYLDAEDQQTQYIDIGPVSKAINSICIWHAYGKDSDRFKRHVERWYDYLWVAEDGMKMNGYNGSQLWDTALATRAILESDLGKRFPKTIERSYRFIERSQIKSEHSTHAEFFRHPMIGSWPFSTADNGWPVSDCTAEGLSAALSIHRSGLVEAVIDEQRMKQAIDIILSYQNTNGGWSTYELTRAPRWLEKLNPSEVFADIMIDYSWTECSAACLISLIESQEDYPAYKNDEISKAISAGLGFIIKQQKADGSWYGGWAVCFTYATWFAVETLSKALNKGYFDDTVLADSINKACAFLVGKQKADGGWGESFKSCSDLVYTEAATSQSVNTAWALLALLSGNFQDKSVIDKGIRVLLNKQTELGDWHQENISGVFNYNCMITYANYRNIFPIWALNRYCRIYNLRMLEK; from the coding sequence ATGTTGACTGTAAAACCCGCTTGGAAAAAATGGCGTCTATTGAATGACCATGGACGGCATATCTGGGCATTCAAGCCCGTCTCCGATCAAATCGATCAACATCTGCACAATGCCGAAACGGTCTCGGACGAGGAAATCGTACAATTTGCCGAAGATTTCCGCTTCGATTCGTCGATCAATCCGAATTCCGCCGACCAGGTCTACCGGCATTGCGCAATCAACAATCAATTTCAGCCTTTCGACGGTCTCTTACCGCAAGCAAAAAGCGCCGAAGATCAAGCCGTTATCGACTCTCTCGTTAAGGGCATAAACTATTTTTCATACTTACAATGCGAGGACGGGCATTGGCCGGGCGATTACGGCGGCCCGCTATTTCTTCTGCCCGGCTTATTGATTGCTTCCTATATCAGCGGCACGCCATTCCCTAAGGCACACCGCGAAATGATGAAACTTTATATTTTCAATCATCAGAACCCTGATGCGGGCTGGGGCATGCATATCGAAGGCGAGTCGACGATGTTCGGCACGGTCATGCAATATGTTTCGCTGCGCATTCTCGGCGTCGATAAAGAGCATCCGACCATCGTCAAGGCCCGGAACTGGATCAAAAACAACGGCGGGGCAGCCGGCGTTCCTTCCTGGGGCAAGTTTTACCTGGCGGTGATGAATCTTTACGACTGGCGAGGCTTCAACAGCCTGTTTCCGGAAATGTGGCTGCTGCCGAAATGGCTGCCGATGCATCCGTCGCGCTACTGGTGCCATTGCCGAATGGTGTACCTGCCGATGGCCTATTGCCAGGCGCACCGTATTCAAGCCCCCGAAGACGAGCTGGTACTATCCTTGAGAGAAGAACTCTATGAAAACTTCGACTCGATAGACTGGCCGAAACAACGCGATGCCGTATGCGACAAAGACCGCTACTATAAGCCGTCGGGTGTGCTTAAATGGATGAATTTGTTCACGAACACTTACGAAAAATTCGCTAGCTCCCGGCTCAGAAAAAAAACGACCAATTACATTCTCAAATACCTCGACGCCGAAGATCAACAAACTCAGTACATTGATATCGGCCCGGTCAGCAAGGCGATCAATTCGATCTGTATTTGGCATGCTTACGGCAAGGATTCCGACCGATTTAAACGCCATGTGGAACGCTGGTACGATTATTTATGGGTTGCCGAGGACGGCATGAAAATGAATGGTTACAATGGTTCGCAACTTTGGGATACGGCGCTGGCGACCCGGGCTATTTTGGAAAGCGACTTGGGCAAACGATTTCCGAAAACCATCGAAAGAAGCTATCGCTTCATCGAACGCTCGCAAATCAAGTCCGAACACTCGACGCATGCCGAGTTTTTCCGCCACCCGATGATCGGCAGTTGGCCGTTTTCGACAGCAGACAACGGCTGGCCGGTGTCGGATTGCACCGCGGAAGGCTTAAGCGCGGCTTTGTCCATACACCGTTCCGGTCTGGTTGAAGCGGTTATCGACGAGCAGCGGATGAAACAAGCTATCGACATCATTCTGTCTTATCAAAATACGAATGGCGGCTGGTCGACTTATGAATTAACGCGCGCGCCTCGCTGGTTGGAAAAACTCAACCCTTCTGAAGTATTTGCCGATATAATGATTGACTATTCCTGGACGGAATGCAGCGCCGCTTGCCTAATTTCGCTGATTGAGAGTCAAGAAGATTATCCGGCCTATAAAAACGATGAAATAAGCAAAGCCATAAGCGCAGGGCTCGGTTTTATAATTAAGCAACAAAAGGCCGATGGTTCCTGGTATGGCGGATGGGCCGTTTGCTTTACCTATGCGACTTGGTTTGCCGTAGAGACGCTGAGCAAGGCACTCAATAAAGGTTATTTCGATGATACGGTTTTAGCCGACAGCATCAACAAAGCTTGCGCTTTTTTAGTTGGCAAACAAAAAGCCGATGGCGGTTGGGGGGAAAGTTTCAAATCGTGTTCCGACTTGGTTTATACCGAAGCCGCGACTTCACAATCGGTCAATACCGCCTGGGCACTATTGGCGTTGCTGTCAGGCAATTTTCAAGATAAATCGGTTATCGACAAAGGTATCCGCGTTTTATTGAACAAACAAACCGAGCTAGGCGACTGGCATCAAGAAAACATTTCCGGCGTATTTAACTATAATTGCATGATCACTTATGCGAATTATCGGAATATTTTCCCTATTTGGGCGCTGAACCGATATTGTAGGATCTATAATTTAAGGATGTTAGAAAAATGA
- a CDS encoding NAD(P)/FAD-dependent oxidoreductase — MHYVIIGAGPAGINAAEQLRKLDAGARITIFGEEPETPYSRMALPYYLIGQVDENGTYLRKSTDHFERLSIDISRQRVEKIDGPGKCLQLANGETIAFDKLLIASGSRPIKPPIPGIDLPGIYNCWTLADGRKIAERLKPGARIVLMGAGFIGCIILEALVKSGAQLIVVEMGERMVPRMMNEKAGGLIKQWCLEKGVAIHTGTKITAFEPERNGLRVKLDTGETLSADFVVSAAGVKANIDFLEGSGVATEHGILVDRHLETNITGIYAAGDAAQGLDFSTGEYTVQAIQPTAVDHGLLAAKNMAGGREVLHQGSINMNVLDTMGLIACSFGLWMGVEQGSSVERYNPDRYRYLNLQFQDDRLIGATAVGLTQHVGVLRGLIQSRIKLGDWKQRLIDDPTRIMEAYLASTQAIGLNAGVNVK; from the coding sequence ATGCATTATGTCATCATCGGCGCGGGGCCGGCCGGTATCAACGCAGCCGAACAATTGAGAAAACTGGATGCCGGTGCGCGAATTACCATATTCGGCGAAGAGCCGGAAACGCCTTATTCGCGCATGGCCTTGCCGTATTATTTGATCGGTCAGGTCGACGAAAACGGCACCTATTTAAGAAAATCGACGGATCATTTCGAACGCTTGTCTATCGACATAAGTCGTCAACGAGTCGAAAAAATAGACGGTCCGGGCAAGTGTTTACAACTGGCCAATGGCGAAACGATAGCATTCGATAAGCTATTGATCGCAAGCGGTTCAAGGCCGATTAAACCCCCGATTCCGGGCATCGATTTGCCCGGCATTTATAATTGCTGGACGCTAGCCGACGGCCGCAAAATCGCCGAACGATTGAAACCGGGAGCCAGAATCGTGCTAATGGGGGCGGGTTTTATCGGTTGCATCATTTTGGAAGCGCTGGTTAAAAGCGGAGCACAGTTGATCGTCGTCGAAATGGGCGAGCGTATGGTGCCGCGCATGATGAACGAAAAAGCCGGAGGTTTGATCAAGCAATGGTGTCTCGAAAAAGGCGTTGCGATTCATACCGGTACGAAGATCACCGCTTTCGAACCGGAACGAAACGGCTTACGGGTGAAGCTCGACACCGGCGAAACGCTGTCTGCCGATTTTGTCGTTTCGGCGGCCGGCGTTAAAGCCAATATCGATTTTTTGGAAGGAAGCGGAGTTGCAACCGAGCACGGTATCCTGGTCGATCGGCATTTAGAGACCAACATAACCGGCATTTATGCTGCAGGTGATGCGGCGCAAGGCCTGGATTTTTCGACCGGCGAATATACCGTACAAGCGATTCAGCCGACCGCAGTCGATCATGGTTTATTGGCTGCAAAAAACATGGCCGGCGGCCGCGAAGTTTTGCATCAGGGCAGCATTAACATGAACGTACTCGATACGATGGGTTTGATTGCCTGTTCGTTCGGTCTTTGGATGGGGGTAGAGCAGGGGAGTTCGGTCGAGCGCTACAATCCGGATCGATACCGCTATCTCAATTTGCAATTTCAAGATGACCGTTTGATTGGCGCCACCGCAGTCGGCTTGACGCAGCATGTCGGCGTTTTAAGGGGGTTGATTCAAAGCCGAATCAAGCTCGGCGATTGGAAACAACGTCTAATCGACGACCCGACCCGCATTATGGAAGCCTATCTGGCGAGCACTCAAGCGATCGGTCTCAATGCTGGCGTAAACGTTAAATAG
- a CDS encoding cytochrome P450 — translation MNTINSEKPASSDKAPPKMPGALPLIGHMLDFGKNPFNYMMKLRNTLGEIGEFRMFHQRMVLMTGPEANEAFFRAPDTQLDQSQAYKIMTPIFGKGVVFDAPPDKKDQQLKMLMPVLRDKPMRGYAQIIVAEVEQMVADWGDSGEIDLLEFMKELTIYTSSHCLLGNEFRYELNEEFAKIYHDLEKGVNPLAFVFPYLPLPVFRRRDKARARLQEMVTGIIAKRAQKTEKSEDAFQLLIDARYDDGSRLSPHEITGMLIGTIFAGHHTTAGTAAWTLLELARRPEHMQAVLSELDRLFGADGEVTFRSLREMPLLENVIKEVLRLHPPLIFLIRKVMQDFHFKDYTVKAGKYVCTSPRVSHRIEEIFPEPEKFDPERYTEARQEDAKPFSWIAFGGGKHKCTGNAFAMLQLKAIIAVLLRRYTFELTDAKDHYQDDFTQMVVQPVSPCRVRYRKRQTMCDTATQASEAGTAEKTPTGESFRIVIDRELCQGHATCMSEAPELFQVDDDGNLTVLQENPALDLLNKAKQAEKYCPTQAIKIQLK, via the coding sequence ATGAATACGATTAATTCCGAAAAACCCGCTTCTTCCGACAAAGCACCGCCTAAAATGCCCGGCGCGTTGCCGCTGATCGGGCACATGCTCGACTTCGGCAAGAATCCCTTCAACTACATGATGAAGCTTAGAAATACGCTCGGCGAAATCGGCGAATTCCGTATGTTTCACCAACGCATGGTGTTGATGACCGGTCCCGAAGCGAACGAGGCGTTTTTTCGCGCGCCCGACACGCAACTCGACCAAAGCCAGGCCTATAAAATCATGACGCCCATTTTCGGCAAGGGCGTGGTTTTCGATGCACCGCCGGATAAAAAAGATCAACAACTGAAAATGCTGATGCCGGTGTTGCGCGATAAACCGATGCGCGGCTATGCGCAAATCATCGTCGCCGAAGTCGAGCAAATGGTCGCCGACTGGGGCGACAGCGGCGAGATCGATTTATTGGAATTCATGAAGGAATTGACGATTTACACGTCCAGCCACTGCCTGCTCGGCAACGAGTTCCGCTATGAATTGAATGAAGAATTCGCCAAAATCTATCACGACCTCGAAAAAGGCGTGAATCCCCTCGCCTTCGTGTTTCCCTATTTGCCGCTGCCGGTCTTCCGCCGCCGCGATAAGGCGCGCGCCAGACTTCAGGAAATGGTCACCGGCATCATTGCCAAGCGCGCGCAAAAAACCGAGAAGAGCGAAGACGCCTTTCAACTCTTGATCGACGCCCGATATGACGACGGCAGCCGCCTGTCGCCTCATGAAATTACCGGCATGCTGATCGGCACGATCTTCGCCGGACACCATACCACAGCCGGCACCGCTGCATGGACGCTACTCGAGCTGGCACGCCGACCCGAGCACATGCAAGCCGTATTGAGCGAACTGGATCGATTATTCGGTGCGGACGGCGAAGTCACTTTTCGATCCCTGCGCGAAATGCCGCTGCTGGAAAATGTCATCAAAGAAGTCTTGCGCCTGCACCCGCCGCTAATATTCTTGATTCGCAAGGTCATGCAGGATTTTCATTTCAAGGATTACACGGTCAAGGCCGGGAAATATGTCTGCACGTCGCCGCGAGTATCGCATCGCATTGAGGAAATTTTTCCGGAACCTGAAAAATTCGATCCCGAGCGCTATACCGAAGCGCGCCAAGAAGACGCCAAGCCGTTCAGCTGGATCGCGTTTGGCGGCGGCAAACATAAATGCACCGGCAATGCATTCGCGATGCTGCAATTGAAAGCGATCATCGCCGTGCTGCTGCGCCGCTATACCTTCGAACTGACCGACGCCAAAGACCATTATCAAGACGACTTCACGCAAATGGTGGTGCAACCGGTATCGCCGTGCAGGGTACGTTACCGCAAACGCCAAACCATGTGCGACACCGCCACCCAAGCATCGGAAGCCGGCACGGCCGAAAAAACCCCGACCGGAGAATCCTTTCGGATCGTCATCGACCGCGAACTTTGCCAAGGCCATGCTACCTGCATGAGCGAGGCGCCCGAACTGTTCCAGGTCGACGACGACGGCAACTTGACCGTGTTACAAGAAAACCCGGCGCTGGATTTGTTGAACAAAGCCAAGCAAGCCGAAAAATATTGCCCGACCCAAGCCATTAAAATTCAATTAAAATAG
- a CDS encoding aldehyde ferredoxin oxidoreductase family protein has product MAWTGNVLRVNLTERTCSKEPLNKDWALSYLGQRGLATKYLTEEIDPKIDALSPDNKLIMATGPLTGTPASTAGRYSVITKSPLTGTVACSNSGGFIGMEFKNAGWDMIIFEGKASSPVYLYLENEKAQLLPADEIWGQSVWQADEWLHNRHQDPLLRIAAVGRSAEQGCLFSGIINDLHRAAGRSGVGTVMAAKNLKAVAVRGTRGVGNIKDPVAFMQAVNAGKKVLAEGPVTAEGLPTYGTQVLMNVINEVGAMPTRNFKDVQFEGAAKISAEAMHDPRPSDGKPNLVTNAACFGCTIACGRISTIAGGHFTITNKPQYRGASGGLEYEAAWALGSDTGVDDLDALTYVNFLCNEDGMDPISLGSTIAAAMELYESGAITIEQTGGIELKFGSAEALVKLTELTAKGEGFGREIGLGSKRLCEKYGRPELSMTVKGQEFPAYDPRGIQGMGLAYATSNRGACHLRGYTVSSEIMGLPEKTDPLITDGKAALVKAFQDATAAVDSAGLCVFSTFSWTMADIAPQIAAACDGDWTVDSLLETGERIWNLERKFNLDAGLTGADDNLPERLLKEAAKTGPAKGKVNDLAKMLPEYYQLRGWTADGIPKAETLSRLSV; this is encoded by the coding sequence ATGGCCTGGACCGGAAACGTACTACGCGTCAATTTGACCGAACGTACCTGCAGCAAAGAACCGCTTAACAAAGACTGGGCGCTGAGCTATTTAGGCCAGCGAGGCCTGGCGACTAAATATCTAACCGAAGAAATCGACCCCAAAATCGATGCTCTATCGCCGGACAATAAATTGATTATGGCAACAGGGCCTCTGACCGGCACGCCGGCATCGACCGCCGGGCGCTATTCGGTTATCACCAAAAGCCCGTTGACCGGTACGGTCGCCTGCTCGAATTCCGGCGGTTTTATCGGCATGGAATTCAAAAACGCCGGCTGGGATATGATTATCTTCGAAGGCAAGGCTTCTTCTCCGGTTTATTTGTATTTGGAAAACGAAAAGGCTCAATTGCTGCCGGCTGACGAAATCTGGGGTCAGTCGGTTTGGCAGGCCGACGAATGGCTGCATAATCGTCATCAAGATCCCTTATTGCGGATCGCGGCGGTTGGTCGTTCCGCCGAACAAGGTTGTTTGTTTTCAGGGATCATCAATGATTTACACCGAGCTGCCGGGCGTTCAGGCGTCGGCACCGTGATGGCAGCGAAAAATCTCAAGGCCGTCGCTGTTCGCGGCACGCGAGGCGTCGGCAATATCAAAGACCCGGTTGCCTTTATGCAAGCAGTCAATGCCGGTAAAAAAGTACTGGCTGAGGGGCCTGTGACTGCCGAAGGCTTGCCGACTTACGGTACGCAAGTCTTGATGAATGTCATCAACGAAGTCGGCGCGATGCCTACCCGAAATTTCAAGGACGTGCAATTCGAAGGCGCCGCGAAGATTTCCGCCGAAGCGATGCACGATCCGCGCCCTTCGGACGGCAAACCGAATCTGGTCACGAATGCCGCCTGCTTCGGCTGCACGATCGCGTGCGGACGCATTTCGACGATAGCCGGCGGCCATTTTACGATCACAAACAAACCGCAATACCGGGGCGCATCGGGCGGTTTGGAATACGAGGCGGCCTGGGCATTGGGGTCGGATACCGGCGTCGACGATCTCGATGCGCTGACCTATGTCAATTTCTTATGCAACGAAGACGGCATGGATCCGATTTCGCTCGGTTCGACGATCGCAGCGGCGATGGAGTTATACGAATCCGGAGCGATCACGATTGAACAGACCGGTGGCATCGAATTGAAATTCGGTTCGGCCGAAGCGCTGGTTAAATTGACCGAGTTGACTGCTAAAGGCGAAGGCTTCGGACGCGAAATCGGTCTCGGCTCGAAACGCTTATGCGAAAAATACGGGCGTCCCGAATTGTCGATGACGGTCAAGGGCCAGGAGTTTCCGGCATACGACCCGCGCGGCATTCAAGGCATGGGGCTGGCCTATGCGACCTCGAATCGCGGCGCCTGTCATTTAAGAGGTTATACGGTTTCATCGGAAATCATGGGTTTGCCGGAAAAGACCGACCCCTTGATTACCGACGGCAAAGCCGCCTTGGTGAAAGCCTTTCAGGATGCGACCGCAGCGGTGGACTCAGCCGGATTGTGCGTGTTTTCGACCTTCTCATGGACGATGGCCGATATCGCGCCACAGATCGCCGCAGCCTGCGACGGCGACTGGACCGTCGATAGCTTGCTCGAAACCGGCGAGCGCATCTGGAATTTGGAGCGAAAATTTAATTTGGATGCGGGCCTCACCGGCGCCGACGACAATTTGCCCGAGCGTTTGTTAAAAGAAGCCGCCAAAACGGGGCCGGCTAAAGGCAAGGTCAACGACTTGGCCAAAATGCTCCCCGAATATTACCAATTGCGCGGCTGGACGGCAGACGGCATACCGAAAGCCGAAACCTTGTCGCGGCTGTCGGTGTAG
- a CDS encoding FAD-dependent monooxygenase: MEPNFDICIIGAGMAGATIAAYLAPKGINIALIDHCYKEKKRIVGELLQPGAVLSLEQLGLGHLLDGIDAQPVEGYALLQGNEQTTIPYPSPSHGMGLHNGRFLQQIRASALQNSSVTQIQGKALSLLENEQNEIIGVNYRDSVSNEIKSIYAPLTITSDGFFSNFRELLSNNEKTVTSYFIGLILKDCETPVPKHGHVFLSGPTPFICYPISSNEVRLLIDFPGGQFPRKAFLQAHLETNVTPYIPEGMQTSYRHALQEDRLKVMPNHYMAAKPKIRKGAVMLGDALNMRHPLTGGGLTAVFSDIEILSGHLLAMPDFKNTDLIYQKIEAYYRDRQYANANLNILANALYGVMSNELLKNAVFKYLQRGGVNAKESIAILAGLNKNHYSLMKQFFFVALFGAYTLVRENISNLPKATKILSDALTIIKPLAKNELSLVGIFSDYFKR, encoded by the coding sequence ATGGAACCAAATTTCGACATTTGCATTATCGGCGCGGGCATGGCAGGCGCGACAATCGCCGCTTATCTTGCGCCCAAGGGTATCAACATCGCGTTGATCGATCACTGCTACAAAGAGAAAAAACGAATTGTCGGCGAGCTGTTACAGCCCGGGGCCGTATTATCGCTGGAGCAATTAGGTCTCGGGCATTTATTAGACGGCATCGACGCACAACCGGTCGAAGGCTATGCGCTGCTGCAAGGCAATGAACAAACGACCATACCTTATCCATCGCCCAGTCACGGCATGGGTTTACATAACGGCCGCTTTCTGCAACAAATCAGAGCCTCGGCCTTACAAAACTCATCGGTGACACAAATTCAAGGTAAAGCCTTGAGCTTATTGGAAAACGAGCAAAACGAAATCATCGGCGTGAATTACCGCGATTCGGTTTCGAACGAAATCAAATCTATTTATGCGCCGTTAACTATTACCAGCGACGGTTTTTTTTCTAATTTTAGAGAGCTTCTCAGCAACAACGAAAAAACCGTTACCTCCTACTTTATCGGTTTGATTTTAAAAGACTGCGAAACCCCTGTGCCCAAGCATGGCCATGTGTTTTTGTCGGGGCCGACACCGTTCATTTGTTATCCCATTTCCAGTAATGAAGTCAGACTTTTAATCGACTTTCCAGGCGGCCAATTTCCCAGAAAGGCATTCCTGCAGGCGCATTTAGAAACGAATGTAACGCCTTACATTCCCGAAGGCATGCAGACAAGCTACCGACACGCCCTGCAAGAAGACCGGCTTAAGGTCATGCCCAATCACTACATGGCGGCCAAGCCGAAAATACGTAAAGGCGCGGTCATGCTCGGCGATGCGTTGAACATGCGTCACCCTTTAACCGGCGGCGGCTTAACGGCGGTATTTTCGGACATAGAAATATTGAGCGGGCATTTATTGGCTATGCCCGATTTCAAAAACACCGATTTGATCTATCAAAAAATTGAAGCCTATTACCGCGACCGGCAATATGCCAACGCCAACCTTAACATTCTTGCTAACGCGCTTTATGGGGTCATGTCGAACGAATTACTCAAAAATGCGGTATTCAAATACCTGCAACGTGGCGGAGTAAACGCGAAAGAATCGATTGCGATATTGGCCGGCCTAAACAAAAATCATTATTCCTTGATGAAGCAATTCTTTTTTGTCGCGCTTTTCGGCGCTTATACCTTAGTGCGCGAAAATATTAGCAACCTGCCCAAGGCCACTAAAATATTATCGGATGCGTTGACCATTATTAAGCCTCTGGCTAAAAACGAGCTGTCACTAGTGGGGATTTTTAGCGATTATTTCAAGCGTTAA